One Rhea pennata isolate bPtePen1 chromosome 3, bPtePen1.pri, whole genome shotgun sequence DNA segment encodes these proteins:
- the EXOC8 gene encoding exocyst complex component 8, with amino-acid sequence MALSLGEGGGGSRLRRQLESGGFVAAEYVKQLSQQSDGDRDLQEHRQRIQALSEETAQSLKRNVYQNYRQFIETAREISYLESEMYQLSHILTEQKGIMEAVTQALLLQADRDDPALGARRAAAADPFLPLSAKEAAASEEGRQRTLTTLLEKVEGCRDLLPESPGKYLVYNGDLLEYDADHMAQIQRVHAFLMNDCLLVATALPNRRGAYRYDALYPLDGLAVVNVKDNPPMKDMFKLLMFPESRIFQAENAKIKKEWLEVLEETKRNRALSEKRRLEQEALPRPAPTPPESTNPFEEDEEEDEEPPAEEETVDLSLEWIQELPEDLDVCIAQRDFEGAVDLLDKLNEYLGDKPVSPPVKELRAKVDERVRQLTDVLVFELSPDRSLRGGPRATRRAVSQLIRLGQSTKACELFLKNRAAAVHTAIRQLRIEGATLLYIHKLCHVFFTSLLETAREFETDFAGNNGCYSAFVVWARSSMRMFVDAFSKQVFDSKESLSTAAECVKVAKEHCKQLSEIGLDLTFVIHALLVKDIKGALQSYKDIIIEATKHRNSEEMWRRMNLMTPEALGKLREEMRSCGVGNFDQYTGDDCWVNLSYTVVAFTKQTMAFLEEALKLYFPELHMVLLESLVEIILVAVQHVDYSLRCEQDPEKKAFIRQNASFLYETVLPVVEKRFEEGVGKPAKQLQDLRNASRLMRVNPESTTSVV; translated from the exons ATGGCGCTGTCGCTGGGcgaaggcggcggcgggagccggctGCGGCGGCAGCTGGAGTCGGGGGGCTTCGTGGCGGCGGAGTACGTGAAGCAGCTGTCGCAGCAGTCGGACGGCGACCGGGACCTGCAGGAGCACCGGCAGCGCATCCAGGCGCTGAGCGAGGAGACGGCGCAGAGCCTCAAGCGAAACGTCTACCAGAACTACCGGCAGTTCATCGAGACGGCGCGCGAGATCAGCTACCTGGAGAGCGAGATGTACCAGCTCAGCCACATCCTCACCGAGCAGAAGGGCATCATGGAGGCCGTCACCCAGGCCCTGCTCCTCCAGGCCGACCGCGACGACCCGGCCctgggcgcccgccgcgccgccgccgccgacccCTTCCTGCCCCTCTCGGCCAAGGAGGCCGCGGCCAGTGAGGAGGGGCGGCAGCGCACCCTCACCACCCTCCTGGAGAAGGTGGAGGGCTGCCGCGACCTGCTGCCCGAGAGCCCTGGCAAGTACCTGGTGTACAACGGCGACCTGCTGGAGTACGACGCCGACCACATGGCGCAGATCCAGCGGGTGCACGCCTTCCTCATGAACGACTGCCTGCTCGTGGCCACGGCCCTGCCCAACCGCCGCGGTGCCTACCGCTACGACGCCCTGTACCCCCTCGACGGCCTCGCTGTGGTCAATGTCAAGGACAACCCACCCATGAAGGACATGTTCAAGTTGCTCATGTTCCCTGAGAGCCGCATCTTCCAGGCTGAGAATGCCAAGATCAAGAAGGAGTGGCTGGAGGTGCTGGAGGAGACCAAGCGCAACCGGGCCCTCAGCGAGAAGCGCCGCCTGGAGCAGGAggccctgccccggcccgcCCCAACACCTCCTGAATCCACCAACCCCTTcgaggaggatgaggaggaggatgaggagcCCCCTGCGGAGGAGGAGACGGTTGACCTCTCGCTTGAGTGGATTCAGGAGCTTCCTGAGGACCTGGATGTCTGCATCGCTCAGAGGGACTTTGAGGGAGCAGTGGACCTCTTGGATAAGCTCAACGAGTACCTGGGGGACAAGCCTGTGAGCCCACCCGTGAAGGAGCTGCGGGCCAAGGTGGATGAGCGGGTCCGGCAGCTCACGGATGTACTGGTGTTTGAGCTGTCTCCGGACCGCTCGCTGCGAGGAGGGCCACGGGCCACCCGCCGGGCAGTGTCCCAGCTTATTCGCTTGGGCCAGTCCACCAAGGCCTGTGAGCTCTTCCTGAAGAACCGGGCAGCTGCTGTGCACACAGCCATCCGACAGCTGCGTATCGAAGGTGCCACGCTACTCTACATCCACAAACTCTGCCACGTCTTTTTCACCAGCCTCCTGGAAACGGCCAGAGAGTTTGAAACAGACTTTGCTGGCAACAACGGCTGCTACTCTGCCTTCGTTGTGTGGGCCCGTTCTTCCATGAGGATGTTTGTGGATGCCTTCAGTAAGCAGGTATTCGACAGTAAAGAGAGCTTGTCGACTGCAGCAGAGTGTGTGAAG GTAGCTAAAGAGCACTGCAAGCAGCTCAGTGAGATTGGACTGGACCTTACCTTCGTCATTCATGCCCTTCTGGTAAAGGATATCAAAGGTGCTTTGCAGAGCTATAAGGATATCATCATTGAGGCCACTAAGCATCGCAACTCTGAAGAGATGTGGAGAAGGATGAACCTAATGACTCCAGAGGCTCTGGGAAAACTTAGAGAGGAGATGAGAAGCTGTGGGGTAGGCAATTTTGACCAATACACTGGTGATGACTGCTGGGTCAACCTTAGCTATACTGTGGTAGCTTTCACTAAGCAGACTATGGCCTTCTTGGAGGAAGCATTAAAGCTTTACTTTCCAGAGCTGCATATGGTTCTTCTGGAGAGTCTTGTGGAAATCATCCTTGTGGCTGTCCAGCATGTTGATTACAGTTTACGATGTGAACAGGACCCTGAGAAGAAAGCATTCATTAGGCAGAATGCATCCTTCCTTTATGAAACTGTCCTTCCTGTTGTGGAAAAAAGATTTGAGGAAGGAGTTGGAAAGCCAGCCAAGCAGCTACAGGATCTGAGAAATGCTTCAAGACTGATGCGTGTAAATCCAGAAAGTACCACCTCTGTGGTGTGA